The proteins below are encoded in one region of Micromonospora yangpuensis:
- a CDS encoding YidC/Oxa1 family membrane protein insertase has product MLAFAPVDTAVGAASAAVHLLAATLEPLTGGAATAVAIVLFTVLVRLLVSPLTVAQVRGERRRAALAPRVRDLRQRYADDPARQQRELLGLYREAGASPVAGCLPALLQAPFFFLMFQLFTTADAGRGLLTEELAGVSLGHRVGDGLAGAAGPLFGVLLVVLTALAWWSSRRMRRATAGGSAVATGSAVAGGSAVAGGSAGGGLPPAGESVAELGGAVAVVLGRLLPLLPYLTVAAALVLPLAAVLYLVTTTAWTALEQLVFRRSPAVPIA; this is encoded by the coding sequence ATGCTCGCCTTCGCACCTGTCGACACCGCGGTCGGCGCTGCCAGCGCCGCCGTCCACCTGCTCGCCGCCACACTCGAACCGCTGACCGGGGGCGCGGCCACCGCCGTGGCCATCGTGCTCTTCACCGTCCTGGTCCGGCTGCTCGTCTCGCCACTGACCGTCGCGCAGGTACGCGGCGAGCGGCGCCGCGCGGCGCTCGCCCCCCGGGTGCGCGACCTGCGCCAGCGGTACGCCGACGACCCGGCCCGCCAGCAGCGGGAGTTGCTCGGGCTGTACCGCGAGGCCGGGGCCTCCCCGGTCGCCGGGTGTCTGCCGGCGCTGTTGCAGGCGCCGTTCTTCTTCCTGATGTTCCAGCTCTTCACCACCGCCGACGCCGGGCGGGGCCTGCTGACCGAGGAGCTGGCCGGGGTGTCGCTCGGCCACCGTGTCGGCGACGGACTGGCCGGGGCTGCGGGACCGCTGTTCGGCGTACTGCTGGTGGTGTTGACCGCCCTGGCCTGGTGGTCGTCGCGGCGGATGCGCCGCGCGACGGCGGGCGGCAGTGCCGTGGCGACCGGCAGTGCTGTGGCGGGCGGCAGTGCTGTGGCGGGCGGCAGTGCGGGCGGCGGCCTGCCGCCGGCGGGGGAGTCGGTGGCGGAGCTGGGCGGGGCGGTGGCCGTGGTGCTGGGCAGGCTGTTGCCGCTGCTGCCCTACCTGACCGTGGCCGCCGCTCTGGTCCTGCCGTTGGCCGCGGTGCTCTACCTGGTGACCACCACGGCCTGGACCGCACTGGAACAGCTGGTGTTCCGCCGCTCACCGGCGGTGCCGATCGCGTGA
- a CDS encoding DUF6412 domain-containing protein, translated as MLARLWVLTWVYLLTQSTVLADRPAELLAGAAVVAAALLAALLAAHPRACTVRRIARHGTGLRQRARQRRMPRQVDPDAAGRPRPRAPGAAPSAA; from the coding sequence ATGCTGGCGCGGTTGTGGGTCCTGACGTGGGTGTACCTGCTCACCCAGTCGACCGTGCTCGCTGACCGACCGGCCGAGCTGCTGGCCGGGGCGGCCGTCGTCGCTGCGGCGCTGCTGGCCGCCCTGCTCGCCGCGCACCCACGTGCCTGCACCGTCCGCCGGATCGCCCGGCACGGCACCGGCCTGCGGCAACGGGCCCGGCAACGCCGGATGCCCCGACAGGTCGACCCGGACGCCGCCGGCCGGCCGCGTCCCCGCGCACCCGGCGCGGCCCCATCGGCCGCGTAG
- a CDS encoding carboxylate-amine ligase, translated as MTGQLAEATAGTTETGGSDRLTVGVEEEFLLVDPHTGAAVPAVDLVMEQVPAELRGQVEREFQTSQIEIGSPPGLELSSIRHSLGVLRAALADAAERAGVRVLAIGTGPVDGPIPPVVDKPRFDRMIERFRLLVPGPGNNGMHVHVGVPDPDTGVQVLNHVRPWLPILHAVTANSPFSQGEDTGYASWRSIEWERWPSVAPTPWLESYEHYGRLIRQLIDSGVMLDEGMLYWYARLSAKYPTVEIRIGDVCPTVDDAVLIAGLVRALVQTAMTDIAAGRPAVNTDHHLLVAAHWRAAHDGLEGSGVDLATGAVRPAWELFDALVDRLRPALAQHGDLDQVTGLIDGLRRHGTGAARQRAVFARTGRLTDVVADVAQQTRGTAVDPTARQHVTD; from the coding sequence ATGACCGGTCAGCTTGCGGAGGCGACCGCGGGTACGACGGAAACCGGCGGGTCCGACCGGCTGACCGTGGGGGTGGAGGAGGAGTTCCTCCTGGTCGACCCGCACACCGGTGCCGCCGTGCCCGCCGTGGACCTGGTGATGGAGCAGGTGCCGGCCGAACTGCGCGGGCAGGTGGAGCGGGAGTTCCAGACCAGCCAGATCGAGATCGGCAGCCCACCCGGACTGGAGCTGTCGTCGATCCGGCACTCCCTCGGCGTGCTGCGGGCCGCGCTGGCCGACGCCGCCGAGCGGGCCGGGGTACGGGTGCTGGCCATCGGCACCGGCCCGGTCGACGGGCCGATCCCGCCGGTGGTGGACAAGCCGCGCTTCGACCGGATGATCGAGCGGTTCCGGCTGCTGGTGCCCGGTCCGGGCAACAACGGCATGCACGTGCACGTCGGCGTGCCGGACCCGGACACCGGCGTGCAGGTGCTCAACCACGTCCGGCCCTGGCTGCCGATCCTGCACGCGGTCACCGCGAACTCCCCGTTCAGTCAGGGCGAGGACACCGGGTACGCCAGCTGGCGCTCGATCGAGTGGGAACGCTGGCCGTCGGTGGCGCCCACCCCCTGGCTGGAGTCGTACGAGCACTACGGCCGGCTGATCCGCCAGCTCATCGACAGCGGGGTGATGCTCGACGAGGGGATGCTCTACTGGTACGCCCGGCTGTCGGCGAAGTACCCGACGGTGGAGATCCGGATCGGTGACGTCTGCCCGACGGTGGACGACGCGGTGCTGATCGCCGGCCTGGTCCGGGCCCTGGTCCAGACGGCGATGACGGACATCGCCGCCGGCCGTCCGGCCGTCAACACCGACCACCACCTGCTGGTGGCGGCGCACTGGCGGGCCGCCCACGACGGGCTGGAGGGTTCCGGCGTCGACCTGGCCACCGGGGCGGTGCGCCCGGCCTGGGAGCTGTTCGACGCCCTGGTCGACCGGCTCCGCCCAGCGCTGGCCCAGCACGGCGACCTCGACCAGGTCACCGGTCTGATCGACGGGCTGCGGCGGCACGGCACCGGGGCCGCCCGGCAGCGGGCCGTCTTCGCCCGGACCGGTCGGCTCACCGACGTGGTGGCCGACGTCGCCCAGCAGACCCGCGGTACCGCAGTGGACCCGACGGCGCGCCAGCACGTGACAGACTGA
- a CDS encoding FAD-dependent oxidoreductase, protein MAQRLIVVGGDAAGMTAASQARRLRDRDDLEIVAFERGHFTSYSACGIPYWIGGVVDDRDELIARHPATFRESYQIDVRLRHEVTRIDLDRREVVARDLDGDREIRERYDTLMYAVGATPRLPAWADSQVAGIFGVQTLDDGAALRAWLESEPAPRRAVVVGGGYIGVEMAEALIQRGLTVTLVERAEQPMTTVDPDMAVRVADAMRALGIEIRTGVEVTGLRERDGRVTAVVTDDGPVPADVVVLGLGVRPNTALAEAAGLPLGSSGGVRVDRRMRVLGVPDVWAAGDCVESLHRVSGLPVHIPLGTHANKQGRVAGINIGGGYAAFPGVIGTAVTKVCELEVGRTGLREQDAHAAGFEFVSVHVESTNRAGYYPGARPMTVKLIAERPSGRLLGAQIVGWSEAAKRIDALAVALWNEMTVDDMTGLDLGYAPPYAPVWDPVLIAARKAVDALAR, encoded by the coding sequence GTGGCCCAACGGTTGATCGTGGTCGGCGGGGACGCCGCCGGAATGACGGCGGCGTCCCAGGCCCGGCGCCTGCGCGACCGCGACGATCTGGAAATCGTCGCCTTCGAGCGGGGACATTTCACCTCCTACTCGGCCTGCGGCATCCCGTACTGGATCGGCGGGGTGGTCGACGACCGGGACGAGCTGATCGCCCGACACCCGGCCACCTTCCGCGAGTCGTACCAGATCGACGTGCGGTTGCGGCACGAGGTCACCCGGATCGACCTCGACCGCCGCGAGGTCGTCGCCCGGGACCTCGACGGTGACCGCGAGATTCGCGAGCGTTACGACACCCTGATGTACGCCGTCGGCGCGACCCCGCGCCTGCCGGCATGGGCGGACAGCCAGGTGGCCGGCATCTTCGGGGTGCAGACCCTGGACGACGGCGCGGCGCTGCGGGCCTGGCTGGAATCCGAGCCCGCACCCCGCCGGGCGGTGGTGGTCGGCGGCGGCTACATCGGTGTCGAGATGGCCGAGGCGCTGATCCAACGTGGTCTCACGGTGACCCTGGTCGAGCGGGCCGAACAGCCGATGACCACGGTGGACCCGGACATGGCCGTCCGGGTCGCCGACGCGATGCGGGCCCTGGGCATCGAGATCCGCACCGGCGTCGAGGTGACCGGGCTCCGGGAACGGGACGGCCGGGTCACCGCCGTGGTCACCGACGACGGGCCGGTGCCGGCCGACGTCGTGGTCCTGGGCCTGGGGGTACGCCCCAACACCGCCCTCGCCGAGGCGGCCGGCCTGCCACTGGGCTCCAGCGGTGGGGTCCGGGTGGACCGCCGGATGCGGGTGCTCGGGGTGCCCGACGTCTGGGCGGCCGGCGACTGTGTGGAGAGCCTGCACCGGGTCAGCGGCCTGCCGGTGCACATTCCGCTCGGCACCCACGCCAACAAGCAGGGCCGGGTCGCCGGGATCAACATCGGTGGCGGGTACGCCGCCTTCCCCGGGGTGATCGGCACCGCCGTGACGAAGGTCTGCGAGCTGGAGGTGGGGCGTACCGGCCTGCGGGAGCAGGATGCCCACGCGGCCGGGTTCGAGTTCGTCTCGGTGCACGTGGAGTCCACCAACCGCGCCGGCTACTACCCCGGTGCCCGGCCGATGACGGTCAAGCTGATCGCCGAACGCCCCAGTGGTCGGCTGCTCGGCGCTCAGATCGTCGGTTGGTCCGAGGCGGCCAAGCGGATCGACGCCCTGGCGGTGGCGCTCTGGAACGAGATGACCGTCGACGACATGACCGGTCTCGACCTCGGCTACGCCCCGCCGTACGCCCCGGTCTGGGACCCGGTCCTCATCGCCGCCCGCAAAGCCGTAGACGCCCTAGCCCGCTAA
- a CDS encoding Fpg/Nei family DNA glycosylase yields MPEGHSIHRLAARHAELFAGDKVHAASPQGRFAEGAARLSGTVLESTEAYGKHLLHHYAGELTLHVHLGLYGKVTDGDGAPPEPVGQIRLRLASDRHWLDLRGPTACELLDPPEVRALRERLGPDPLRADADPARAYARIVRSSTALAALLLDQSVVAGTGLIFVTEALFRAGLPPTLPGRQLTAAAWRDLWVDLVELMTLAVAHGRIDTVRPAHLPEATGRAPRVDRHGGEVYVYRRPGQPCHVCGTEVRRGTLAGRNLYWCPTCQR; encoded by the coding sequence GTGCCAGAAGGACACAGCATCCACCGCCTGGCGGCCCGGCACGCCGAGCTGTTCGCCGGGGACAAGGTGCACGCCGCCAGCCCGCAGGGCCGGTTCGCCGAGGGCGCGGCCCGGCTTTCCGGCACCGTCCTGGAGTCCACCGAGGCGTACGGCAAGCACCTGCTGCACCACTACGCCGGTGAGCTCACCCTGCACGTACACCTGGGGTTGTACGGGAAGGTGACCGACGGCGACGGTGCGCCGCCGGAGCCGGTGGGGCAGATCCGGTTGCGGCTGGCCAGCGACCGGCACTGGCTTGACCTGCGTGGCCCGACCGCCTGTGAACTGCTCGACCCGCCGGAGGTACGGGCCCTGCGGGAGCGGCTCGGCCCGGATCCGCTGCGCGCCGACGCCGACCCGGCGCGGGCGTACGCCCGGATCGTGCGCAGCTCGACGGCGCTGGCCGCGCTCCTGCTCGACCAGTCGGTGGTGGCCGGCACCGGGCTGATCTTCGTCACCGAGGCGTTGTTCCGGGCCGGTCTGCCGCCGACGCTGCCCGGCCGGCAGCTGACCGCCGCCGCCTGGCGGGACCTCTGGGTCGACCTGGTCGAGCTGATGACCCTCGCCGTCGCGCACGGCCGGATCGACACCGTCCGCCCGGCGCACCTGCCCGAGGCGACCGGCCGGGCCCCCCGCGTCGACCGGCACGGCGGTGAGGTCTACGTCTACCGCCGCCCCGGCCAGCCCTGCCACGTCTGCGGCACCGAGGTGCGCCGCGGCACCCTCGCCGGCCGCAACCTGTACTGGTGCCCCACCTGCCAACGCTGA
- the ehuB gene encoding ectoine/hydroxyectoine ABC transporter substrate-binding protein EhuB gives MAGAATASAALVGCSRTDTAGGDAGGDGNLLEQARERGYLTVGFAGEAPYAFKDGGDLTGQAPAVHGEIWKALGIDELRGVQVGFGQLIPGLNAKRFDAVAAGMFILPDRCAQAQFSAPVYVAPQAFLVPEGNPEQLTDYKSVADAGVTLGVLPGAVEGIHARELGVTELVEIASQRDALSALKAGRIKAFALTSISLRNMLDQEQDAKLTLTEPFTPVIDGKEQIGAGAAVFRKDSTDLRDAFNGELAKLRESGRLLELIQPFGFGPETIPPADLTTEQLCQG, from the coding sequence GTGGCCGGCGCGGCCACCGCCTCGGCCGCTCTGGTGGGCTGCTCGCGGACCGACACCGCCGGCGGCGACGCCGGTGGCGACGGGAACCTGCTGGAGCAGGCCCGGGAGCGCGGTTACCTGACCGTCGGCTTCGCCGGCGAGGCGCCGTACGCGTTCAAGGACGGCGGTGACCTCACCGGGCAGGCCCCCGCCGTACACGGTGAGATCTGGAAGGCGCTCGGCATCGACGAGCTGCGCGGGGTCCAGGTCGGATTCGGGCAGTTGATCCCGGGCCTGAACGCCAAGCGGTTCGACGCGGTGGCGGCCGGCATGTTCATCCTGCCGGACCGGTGCGCGCAGGCCCAGTTCTCCGCGCCGGTCTACGTCGCGCCACAGGCGTTCCTGGTGCCCGAGGGCAACCCGGAGCAGCTCACCGACTACAAGTCGGTGGCCGACGCGGGTGTCACGCTGGGTGTGCTGCCCGGCGCGGTGGAGGGCATCCACGCCCGGGAACTCGGGGTGACCGAGCTGGTCGAGATCGCCAGCCAACGGGACGCGCTCTCGGCGCTCAAGGCCGGCCGGATCAAGGCCTTCGCACTGACCAGCATCTCGCTGCGGAACATGCTCGACCAGGAACAGGACGCCAAGCTGACGTTGACCGAGCCGTTCACCCCGGTCATCGACGGCAAGGAGCAGATCGGTGCCGGCGCGGCGGTCTTCCGCAAGGACAGCACCGACCTGCGCGACGCGTTCAACGGCGAACTGGCCAAGCTGCGCGAATCCGGCCGGCTGCTGGAGCTGATCCAGCCGTTCGGGTTCGGCCCGGAGACCATCCCACCGGCGGACCTGACCACCGAGCAGCTCTGCCAGGGCTGA
- the ehuC gene encoding ectoine/hydroxyectoine ABC transporter permease subunit EhuC: protein MDFVTDFTPWVDDLLGGVWITVLVTVLGAAGALVISFVFGLLAQAKGRLPRFVARTFIEFFRGTSLLVQLWWLFFVLPAFGWTLEPLAVGVTAFALNFGAYGAEVVRGAINAVPRAQWEATVACNMTAYQRMRLVILPQAVVGMIPPFNNLLIQLLKSTPLVYTVTLIDVTAVTQDFRAAEGHEAYIFGLALLVYLALAYLLTLGTRALERRAKAAVGQHEPARRRWWSPARPTRGVTG from the coding sequence GTGGACTTCGTCACCGATTTCACCCCCTGGGTCGACGATCTGCTCGGCGGTGTCTGGATCACCGTGCTGGTCACCGTGCTCGGTGCCGCCGGAGCGCTGGTCATCTCGTTCGTCTTCGGGCTGCTGGCGCAGGCCAAGGGGCGGTTGCCCCGGTTCGTGGCCCGGACCTTCATCGAGTTCTTCCGGGGCACCTCGCTGCTGGTGCAGCTGTGGTGGCTCTTCTTCGTGCTGCCGGCCTTCGGCTGGACGTTGGAGCCGCTCGCCGTCGGGGTCACCGCCTTCGCGCTCAACTTCGGCGCGTACGGGGCCGAGGTGGTACGCGGTGCGATCAACGCCGTACCGAGGGCGCAGTGGGAGGCGACCGTGGCCTGCAACATGACCGCCTACCAACGCATGCGGCTGGTGATCCTGCCGCAGGCGGTGGTGGGGATGATCCCGCCGTTCAACAACCTGCTGATCCAGCTGCTCAAGTCGACGCCGCTGGTCTACACGGTCACCCTGATCGACGTGACCGCGGTCACCCAGGACTTCCGGGCGGCCGAGGGGCATGAGGCGTACATCTTCGGGTTGGCGCTCCTGGTCTATCTGGCGCTGGCCTACCTGTTGACGTTGGGCACCCGGGCGCTGGAGCGGCGGGCGAAGGCCGCGGTCGGTCAGCACGAACCGGCCCGACGCCGCTGGTGGTCACCGGCCCGACCGACCCGGGGGGTGACCGGATGA
- the ehuD gene encoding ectoine/hydroxyectoine ABC transporter permease subunit EhuD, whose amino-acid sequence MTWDWDYALDILPDLLSAFVRFTLVATVLGTLLGAMLGLVFAVVRRLRVPVLAPLVGAFIEFVRSTPLLVQLFFLFYVLPLAGVTLPALTTGVIGLGVHYACYYAEIYRAGIDGVPRGQWEASTALSLPRRFVWQHVVLPQAIRRVLPALGNNVISMFKETPFLALITVPEMLQQARSIGGYSFRYVEPITLVGLIFLAASYPTAIALRRLEIRLGR is encoded by the coding sequence ATGACCTGGGACTGGGACTACGCCCTCGACATCCTGCCGGACCTGCTCTCGGCCTTCGTCCGGTTCACCCTGGTGGCGACCGTGCTGGGTACCCTGCTCGGCGCCATGCTGGGACTGGTGTTCGCGGTCGTGCGGCGGCTGCGGGTGCCGGTGCTCGCACCGTTGGTGGGTGCGTTCATCGAGTTCGTCCGCAGCACGCCACTGCTGGTGCAGCTCTTCTTCCTGTTCTACGTGCTGCCGCTGGCCGGCGTCACATTGCCCGCACTGACCACCGGCGTCATCGGTCTCGGGGTGCACTACGCCTGCTACTACGCCGAGATCTACCGCGCCGGGATCGACGGTGTCCCCAGGGGACAGTGGGAGGCCAGCACCGCGCTCTCGCTGCCCCGACGCTTCGTCTGGCAGCACGTGGTGCTGCCCCAGGCGATCCGTCGGGTGTTGCCGGCGCTGGGCAACAACGTGATCTCGATGTTCAAGGAGACGCCGTTCCTGGCGCTGATCACCGTGCCGGAGATGCTCCAACAGGCCCGGTCGATCGGCGGCTACAGCTTCCGGTACGTCGAGCCGATCACCCTCGTCGGCCTGATCTTCCTGGCCGCGAGTTACCCGACCGCCATCGCGCTGCGCCGATTGGAGATCCGCCTTGGTCGCTGA
- the ehuA gene encoding ectoine/hydroxyectoine ABC transporter ATP-binding protein EhuA, translated as MVAEPVTEKTDPLPSTGPMVRFDKVVKKYDDHVVLRELDFEVAPGERVTLIGPSGSGKTTILRLLMTLERPDDGLIWVDGDPLWHVRAGTGYRPANEKHLRQARRSIGMVFQQFNLFPNMSVLRNVTEPPVRVLGVSRDEAEQRARSLLERVGLSEKADARPTQLSGGQQQRVAIARALAMEPKVLLLDEVTSALDPELVVGVLDVLREIADTTDITMLIVTHEMNFARDVSNRVMMFDQGQVIEQGPPEQIFTDPRHERSKEFLRAVLDAR; from the coding sequence TTGGTCGCTGAACCTGTCACCGAGAAAACCGATCCGCTGCCGTCGACGGGGCCGATGGTCCGGTTCGACAAGGTGGTCAAGAAGTACGACGACCACGTGGTGCTCCGCGAACTCGACTTCGAGGTCGCCCCCGGCGAGCGGGTCACCCTGATCGGGCCGAGCGGCTCGGGCAAGACCACCATCCTGCGACTGTTGATGACGCTGGAGCGTCCCGACGACGGGCTGATCTGGGTCGACGGCGATCCGCTCTGGCACGTCCGCGCCGGCACCGGCTACCGGCCGGCCAACGAGAAGCACCTGCGGCAGGCGCGCCGCTCCATCGGCATGGTGTTCCAGCAGTTCAACCTCTTCCCGAACATGAGCGTGCTGCGCAACGTCACCGAACCGCCGGTACGGGTGCTGGGCGTCTCGCGGGACGAGGCCGAGCAGCGCGCCCGGAGCCTGCTGGAACGGGTGGGGTTGAGCGAGAAGGCGGACGCCCGGCCCACCCAACTCTCCGGCGGGCAGCAGCAACGGGTCGCCATCGCCCGGGCGCTGGCCATGGAACCCAAGGTGCTGCTGCTGGACGAGGTCACCTCGGCTCTCGACCCGGAACTCGTGGTCGGGGTGCTCGACGTGCTGCGGGAGATCGCCGACACCACCGACATCACCATGCTGATCGTCACCCACGAGATGAACTTCGCGCGGGACGTCTCGAACCGGGTGATGATGTTCGACCAGGGCCAGGTGATCGAGCAGGGGCCGCCGGAACAGATCTTCACCGATCCCCGGCACGAGCGCAGCAAGGAGTTCCTCCGGGCCGTCCTCGACGCCCGCTGA
- the ddaH gene encoding dimethylargininase produces the protein MDATRQRFLMCRPTYFAVDYAINPWMDPTVPVDTALAVEQWERLRRTYLDLGHTVEEIEPLPGLPDMVFAANGGTVVGDRAMAVQFRDPQRADEAPAYRAWFAAAGFEVTDPKHVNEGEGDVLLAGGHLLAGTGFRTAHAAHAELQETFGYPVVTLQLVDPRFYHLDTALTVLDEQTVAYLPEAFSPGSRAVLRRLFPDAVTATMADAEVLGLNAVSDGHHVVLPAQAVELAARLTERGYRTIGVDLSELRRAGGGPKCCTLRLRQGSEAGK, from the coding sequence ATGGACGCCACCCGCCAGCGCTTTCTGATGTGCCGGCCGACGTACTTCGCCGTGGACTACGCGATCAACCCGTGGATGGACCCGACCGTACCGGTCGACACCGCGCTCGCCGTCGAGCAGTGGGAACGGCTGCGCCGGACGTACCTCGACCTGGGTCACACGGTCGAGGAGATCGAGCCGCTGCCCGGCCTGCCCGACATGGTCTTCGCCGCCAACGGCGGCACGGTCGTCGGTGACCGGGCGATGGCCGTGCAGTTCCGCGACCCGCAGCGGGCCGACGAGGCTCCCGCCTACCGCGCCTGGTTCGCCGCCGCCGGCTTCGAGGTGACCGACCCCAAGCACGTCAACGAGGGCGAGGGCGACGTGCTGCTGGCCGGTGGCCACCTGCTCGCCGGCACCGGGTTCCGCACCGCGCACGCCGCGCACGCCGAGCTGCAGGAGACCTTCGGGTACCCGGTGGTCACCCTGCAGCTGGTCGACCCCCGCTTCTACCACCTGGACACCGCGCTCACCGTGCTCGACGAGCAGACCGTGGCGTACCTGCCGGAGGCCTTCTCCCCCGGCAGCCGGGCCGTGCTGCGCCGGCTCTTTCCCGACGCGGTGACCGCCACCATGGCCGACGCGGAGGTGCTCGGGCTGAACGCGGTGAGCGACGGACACCACGTGGTGCTCCCCGCGCAGGCCGTCGAGCTGGCCGCCCGGCTCACCGAGCGGGGTTACCGGACCATCGGCGTGGACCTGTCCGAGCTGCGCCGGGCCGGTGGTGGACCGAAGTGCTGCACGCTGCGACTCCGTCAGGGAAGCGAGGCCGGAAAGTGA
- the rocD gene encoding ornithine--oxo-acid transaminase has product MVDDMLRTPGALRDAERFTAHNYHPLPVVISSAEGAWLTDVDGRRYLDFLAGYSALNFGHRHPRLIAAAHAQLDRLTLTSRAFVHDQFADFCRELAELCGKQLVLPMNTGAEAVETAIKVARKWGYQVKGVPAGQANIVVAEGNFHGRTTTIVSFSTDADARDDFGPYTPGFTVVPYGDLAALSAAIDEHTVAVLIEPVQGEQGVVVPPEGYLPGVRRVCTERDVLLLADEIQSGLGRTGETFACDHEGVVPDMYLLGKALGGGIVPVSAVVADADVLGVLKPGQHGSTFGGNPLASAVATEVVRLLATGEFQRRSAELGARLHTGLRELVGHGLVAVRGRGLWAGLDLDPALMTGRQACERLAERGVLAKDTHGATIRLAPPLVVTEAEIDHAIAQLAAVLATS; this is encoded by the coding sequence ATCGTCGACGACATGCTGCGGACCCCCGGTGCCCTCCGGGACGCCGAACGCTTCACCGCGCACAACTACCACCCGCTGCCGGTGGTGATCTCCTCCGCCGAGGGTGCCTGGCTGACCGACGTGGACGGTCGACGGTACCTGGACTTCCTGGCCGGCTACTCGGCACTGAACTTCGGCCACCGGCATCCGCGGCTGATCGCCGCCGCGCACGCGCAGCTGGACCGGCTCACCCTGACCAGCCGCGCCTTCGTACACGACCAGTTCGCCGACTTCTGCCGGGAGCTGGCCGAGCTGTGCGGCAAGCAACTCGTCCTGCCGATGAACACCGGCGCCGAGGCGGTGGAGACCGCCATCAAGGTGGCCCGCAAGTGGGGCTACCAGGTGAAGGGGGTGCCCGCCGGGCAGGCCAACATCGTGGTCGCCGAGGGCAACTTCCACGGCCGGACCACCACCATCGTCAGCTTCTCCACCGACGCCGACGCGCGCGACGACTTCGGGCCGTACACCCCGGGTTTCACCGTGGTGCCCTACGGCGACCTGGCCGCGTTGAGCGCCGCGATCGACGAGCACACCGTGGCGGTGCTGATCGAGCCGGTCCAGGGCGAGCAGGGTGTGGTGGTACCCCCCGAGGGTTATCTGCCGGGGGTGCGTCGGGTCTGCACCGAACGCGACGTGCTGCTGCTCGCCGACGAGATCCAGAGCGGGCTGGGCCGTACCGGAGAGACCTTCGCCTGTGACCACGAGGGCGTCGTGCCCGACATGTACCTGCTGGGCAAGGCGCTCGGCGGCGGCATCGTGCCGGTCTCCGCGGTGGTCGCGGACGCCGACGTGCTCGGGGTGCTCAAGCCCGGCCAGCACGGCTCCACCTTCGGGGGCAACCCGCTGGCCAGCGCGGTGGCGACCGAGGTGGTACGACTGCTGGCCACCGGCGAGTTCCAGCGTCGCTCCGCTGAGCTGGGCGCGCGGTTGCACACCGGCCTGCGGGAGCTGGTCGGCCACGGTCTGGTCGCGGTACGCGGCCGGGGCCTCTGGGCCGGCCTGGACCTCGACCCGGCACTGATGACCGGTCGGCAGGCCTGCGAACGTCTCGCCGAGCGGGGCGTGCTGGCCAAGGACACCCACGGCGCCACGATCCGGCTGGCCCCGCCCCTGGTGGTCACCGAGGCCGAGATCGACCACGCGATCGCCCAGCTCGCCGCCGTCCTGGCCACCAGCTGA